Proteins co-encoded in one Helicoverpa zea isolate HzStark_Cry1AcR chromosome 30, ilHelZeax1.1, whole genome shotgun sequence genomic window:
- the LOC124644569 gene encoding mucin-22-like isoform X6: MVSIKFLALLAVVAIVAGSPHHKSIKKKVPYAWTVSSSGSSGVTAGASAAGNAGANAVAFSSLRFLAKGIADRNSLSYKAFKWIGGRTAVSSVNDALDIVLTAAAGVGGLINLWIPGLGSLFSSLVIASARISYCVVGQPSSSHFGLVRDGKANINICANGNYGAKWGWKAYAGDYSNAALVIKGYGLENASAKVNQFLAAKGGIQALDGYEKKIASAIVVVAKLFDRDVKTWSSQDVNTVFAKSTEVLGWLANSYYPRLGGYVLADFLRLGSNKNVVNVGLDLSIFQDQLNQISSYKIQQQLLSGVKKCTDQDFNKANDDDDDDDDDDSDENQSDNGTTTKTVSAGGSQTNTGSTIGSTSTTGSGSTTGSTSTTKTVTENGSQINSGSTKTTGSTTGSSSTTGSSSTTGSSSTTGSGSTKGSTSSTGSGSTTGSTSTTKTVTENGSQINSGSTKTTGSTTGSSSTTGTGSTIGTGSTTGSGSTTGSTSTTKTATEGGFQTNTGTTKTTGSTTSSGSTTGTGSTTGSGLTTGSGSTSTTKTVTEGGSQTTSGSTTKSVSTTGSTSTTGTGSTTGTGSTTGSGSTTKSVTEGGSQTTSGSTTDSESQTYNSNNNSDNDSDNNTGNAGQKHKRSDLSDDVNGNDDSDKIEKKKKLINDLINKGKQKQGKAGSTTDVSKTNSGSSTTVTGSGSTTSSGSTTSSGTTTTKGSSTKTVSEGGSQISSGTTTSSGSTTGTGSTSGSGSTTGSGSTSTTKTVTEGGSETTKTTGSTTSSGSTTGTGSTTGTGSSTGSTSSTGSGSTTGSGSTSTTKTVTEGGSQTSSGTTKTTGSTIGSGSTTGSSSTTGSGSTTGSGSTTGSASATGSGSTTGSGSTSTTKTVTEGGSQTSSGTTKTTGSTTGSGSTTGSSSTTGSGSTTGTGSTTGTGSTTSSGSTTGSGSTTGTGSTSTTKTVTEGGSQTTKTSSTTGSGSTTGSGSTTGTGSTSSTGSTSTTKTVTESGSGSTTGSGSTKSSGSTTGTGSTTGTGSTTGTGSTTSSGSTTGSGSTTGTGSTSTTKTVTEGGSQTTKTSSTTGSGSTTGSGSTTGTGSTSSTGSTSTTKTVTESGSKTDSGSTKTTGSTTGTGSTTGSGSTTGTGSTTGTGSTTGSSSTTGSASATGSGSTTGSGSTSTTKTVTEGGSQTSSGTTKTTGSTTGSGSTTGSSSTTGSGSTTGSGSTTGSSSTTGSGSTTGSGSTTGSASATGTGSSTGSGSTTGTGSTSTTKTVTESGSQTSSGTTKTTGSTTETGSTTGSGSTTGSGSTTGSGSTTSSGSTTGTGSTTGSGSTTGSGSTTGSASATGSGSTTGSGSTSTTKTVTEGGSQTSSGTTKTTGSTTGSGSTTGSSSTTGSGSTTGSGSTTGSSSTTGSGSTTGSGSTTGSASATGTGSSTGSGSTTGTGSTSTTKTVTESGSQTSSGTTKTTGSTTETGSTTGSGSTTGSGSTTGSGSTSTTNTVTESGSQNDSGTTKTTGSTTGSGSTTSSGSTTGSSSTTGSGSTTGTGSTTGTGSTTGSSSTTGSGSTTGTGSTTSSGSTTGSGSTTGSGSTTGSASTSTTKTVTEGGSQTSSGTTKTTGSTTGTGSTSGSGSTTGSGSTTGSSSTTGSGSTTGSSSTTGSGSTTGSSSTTGSGSTTGSGSTTGSGSTTATGSTTGSSSTTGSGSTTGSSSTTGSGSTTGSSSTTGSGSTSTTKTVTEGGSQTSSGTTKTTGSTTSSGSTTGSGSTTGSGSTTGTGSSTGTGSSTGTGSATGTGSTSTTKTVTEGGSQTSSGTTKTTGSTTSSGSTTGSGSTTGTGSSTGTGSSTGTGSATGSGSATGSGSATGSGSATGSGSATGSSSTTGSGSTTGSSSTTGSGSTTGSSSTTGSGSTTGSSSTTGSGSTTGSGSTTGSGSTTGTGSSTSSGSGTGSTTSSGSTTGSGSTTGSSSNTGSSSATGSGSANSGTGSNNGYGDEYTKISSTNESSDFSDGSEDSYNQKKVENGKTIEASGSKVEESEGNSASSSYSEERKNRDGSYSKVEKKSSNDAESNSSVADESKSETSSDGSFHSQKHHHVSHSSKKSSSDSSYSYSSN, translated from the exons aTGGTGTCTATCAAGTTCCTTGCACTCCTGGCAGTG GTGGCCATAGTGGCAGGGTCTCCCCACCACAAATCTATTAAGAAGAAAGTGCCCTACGCCTGGACAGTCAGTTCTTCAGGAAGTTCAGGGGTCACAGCCGGGGCTTCGGCCGCTGGAAATGCTGGT GCAAATGCAGTAGCTTTCAGCAGTCTTA GATTCTTGGCCAAAGGAATAGCTG aTCGTAACTCATTGTCCTACAAAGCCTTCAAATGGATTGGCGGCAGAA CTGCGGTGTCATCAGTGAATGATGCTTTGGATATAGTTCTGACGGCAGCCGCTGGAGTCGGTGGTCTCATCAATCTATGGATTCCTGGAC TTGGCAGTCTCTTTTCATCAC TGGTAATTGCAAGTGCTAGAATCAGCTACTGTGTGGTTGGACAACCGTCAAGCTCTCACTTCGGACTGGTTCGCGATGGAAAAGCTAACA TCAACATCTGCGCTAACGGTAACTACGGAGCCAAATGGGGCTGGAAGGCGTACGCTGGTGATTACTCCAATGCCGCTCTGGTGATCAAGGGTTACGGCTTAGAGAATGCTTCGGCTAAGGTCAACCAGTTCCTTGCTGCTAAGGGTGGCATCCAGGCTTTGGATG GATATGAAAAGAAGATCGCAAGCGCCATCGTCGTTGTTGCTAAGCTTTTCGACc gtGATGTCAAGACCTGGTCATCACAGGATGTTAACACCGTATTCGcaaaat cGACCGAAGTATTGGGATGGCTCGCAAACTCCTACTACCCACGCC ttgGAGGATACGTTTTAGCTG ATTTCCTCCGCCTTGGTTCTAACAAGAATGTCGTTAATGTAGGATTAG ATCTATCAATCTTCCAAGACCAACTGAACCAAATTTCATCATACAAAATCCAGCAACAGCTTTTATCTGGCGTGAAGAAGTGTACCGACCAAGACTTCAATAAAGCaaacgatgatgatgatgatgacgatgacgaCGATTCTGATGAAAACCAGTCTGACAACGGAACAACCACGAAGACTGTGTCTGCCGGTGGTTCACAAACCAACACCGGATCAACCATAGGTTCCACatcaaccacaggttccggatcaaccacaggttccACATCAACCACGAAGACTGTAACTGAAAATGGTTCCCAAATCAACTCCGGATCAACCAAAACAACCggatcaaccacaggttccTCATCAACGACAGGTTCCTCATCAACGACAGGTTCCTCATCAACGACAGGTTCCGGATCAACCAAAGGTTCCACATCATCGACAGGTTCCggatcaaccacaggttccACGTCAACCACGAAGACTGTAACTGAAAATGGTTCCCAAATCAACTCCGGATCAACCAAAACAACCggatcaaccacaggttccTCATCAACCACAGGAACTGGATCAACCATAGGAACCGGATCTACCACAGGTTCCggatcaaccacaggttccACATCAACCACGAAGACTGCAACTGAAGGTGGTTTCCAAACCAACACCGGAACAACCAAAACAACCGGATCAACCACATCTTCCGGATCAACCACAGGAACCggatcaaccacaggttccggATTAACGACAGGTTCCGGTTCCACATCAACCACGAAGACTGTAACTGAAGGTGGTTCCCAAACCACCTCCGGATCAACCACGAAGTCCGTATCTACCACAGGTTCCACATCAACCACAGGAACCGGATCAACGACAGGTACCggatcaaccacaggttccggCTCAACCACAAAGTCTGTAACTGAAGGTGGTTCCCAAACCACCTCCGGATCAACCACTGACTCAGAATCTCAAACCTACAACTCTAACAACAATTCTGACAATGATTCTGATAACAACACAGGTAATGCTGGTCAGAAACACAAAAGATCTGATTTATCTGACGATGTGAACGGAAACGATGATTCCGATAAGATCgaaaagaagaagaaattgATCAATGATCTGATTAACAAGGGCAAACAAAAGCAAGGCAAGGCTGGATCAACCACTGACGTTAGCAAAACCAACTCCGGTTCATCTACGACTGTTACGGGCTCTGGTTCCACAACCAGCTCCGGATCAACCACGAGTTCTGGAACAACCACGACTAAAGGATCATCTACTAAGACTGTATCTGAAGGTGGTTCCCAAATCAGCTCCGGAACTACCACATCTTCCGGATCAACCACAGGAACGGGATCAACCTCAGGTTCCGGCTCAACCACAGGTTCCGGATCCACATCAACCACGAAGACTGTAACTGAAGGTGGTTCCGAAACAACCAAAACAACCGGATCAACCACATCTTCCGGATCAACCACAGGAACCGGATCAACCACAGGAACCGGATCTAGCACAGGTTCCACATCAAGCACAGGTTCCggatcaaccacaggttccggTTCTACATCAACCACGAAGACTGTAACTGAAGGTGGTTCCCAAACCAGCTCCGGAACAACCAAAACAACCGGATCAACCATAGGTTCCGGCTCAACCACAGGTTCCTCatcaaccacaggttccggatcaaccacaggttccggatcaaccacaggttccGCATCAGCCACAGGTTCCGGCTCAACCACAGGTTCCGGTTCTACATCAACCACGAAGACTGTAACAGAAGGTGGTTCCCAAACCAGCTCCGGAACAACCAAAACAACCggatcaaccacaggttccggctcaaccacaggttcctcatcaaccacaggttccggCTCAACGACAGGAACCGGATCAACCACAGGAACTGGCTCAACCACATCTTCTGGATCGACCACAGGTTCCGGATCAACCACAGGAACCGGTTCTACATCAACCACGAAGACTGTAACTGAAGGTGGTTCCCAAACAACCAAAACCAGCTCAACCACAGGTTCCggatcaaccacaggttccggCTCAACCACAGGAACCGGATCAACCTCAAGTACTGGATCAACATCTACCACGAAGACTGTAACTGAAAGTGGTTCCggatcaaccacaggttccggCTCAACCAAATCTTCTGGATCAACCACAGGAACCGGATCAACGACAGGAACCGGATCAACCACAGGAACTGGCTCAACCACATCTTCTGGATCGACCACAGGTTCCGGATCAACCACAGGAACCGGTTCTACATCAACCACGAAGACTGTAACTGAAGGTGGTTCCCAAACAACCAAAACCAGCTCAACCACAGGTTCCggatcaaccacaggttccggCTCAACCACAGGAACCGGATCAACCTCAAGTACTGGATCAACATCTACCACGAAGACTGTAACTGAAAGTGGTTCCAAAACCGACTCTGGATCAACCAAAACAACCGGATCAACCACAGGAACCggatcaaccacaggttccggATCAACCACAGGAACTGGATCAACCACAGGAACCggatcaaccacaggttccTCATCAACCACAGGTTCCGCATCAGCCACAGGTTCCGGCTCAACCACAGGTTCCGGTTCTACATCAACCACGAAGACTGTAACAGAAGGTGGTTCCCAAACCAGCTCCGGAACAACCAAAACAACCggatcaaccacaggttccggctcaaccacaggttcctcatcaaccacaggttccggctcaaccacaggttccggctcaaccacaggttcctcatcaaccacaggttccggCTCAACCACAGGTTCCGGCTCAACCACAGGTTCCGCATCAGCCACAGGAACCGGATCTAGCACAGGTTCCGGATCAACCACAGGAACCGGATCTACATCAACCACGAAGACTGTAACTGAAAGTGGTTCTCAAACCAGCTCCGGAACAACCAAAACAACCGGATCAACCACAGAAACTGGATCGACCACAGGTTCCGGATCAACCACTGGTTCCggatcaaccacaggttccggCTCAACCACATCTTCTGGATCAACCACAGGAACCGGATCAACGACAGGTTCCggatcaaccacaggttccggCTCAACCACAGGTTCCGCATCAGCCACAGGTTCCGGCTCAACCACAGGTTCCGGTTCTACATCAACCACGAAGACTGTAACAGAAGGTGGTTCCCAAACCAGCTCCGGAACAACCAAAACAACCggatcaaccacaggttccggctcaaccacaggttcctcatcaaccacaggttccggCTCAACCACAGGTTCTGGCTCAACCACAGGTTCCTCatcaaccacaggttccggCTCAACCACAGGTTCCGGCTCAACCACAGGTTCCGCATCAGCCACAGGAACCGGATCTAGCACAGGTTCCGGATCAACCACAGGAACCGGATCTACATCAACCACGAAGACTGTAACTGAAAGTGGTTCTCAAACCAGCTCCGGAACAACCAAAACAACCGGATCAACCACAGAAACCGGCTCGACCACAGGTTCCGGATCAACCACTGGTTCCGGCTCAACTACAGGTTCCGGTTCTACATCAACCACGAATACTGTAACTGAAAGTGGTTCGCAAAACGACTCCGGAACAACCAAAACAACCGGATCAACCACAGGTTCTGGATCAACCACATCTTCCggatcaaccacaggttccTCATCAACCACAG GTTCCGGATCAACCACAGGAACCGGATCAACCACAGGAACTggatcaaccacaggttccTCATCAACCACAGGTTCTGGATCAACCACAGGAACCGGATCAACCACATCTTCCggatcaaccacaggttccggATCAACAACAGGTTCCGGCTCAACCACAGGTTCCGCTTCTACATCAACCACGAAGACTGTAACTGAAGGTGGTTCCCAAACCAGCTCCGGAACAACCAAAACAACCGGATCAACCACAGGAACCGGATCAACCTCAGGTTCCGGCTCAACCACAGGTTCCggatcaaccacaggttccTCATCTACAACAGGTTCCggatcaaccacaggttcctcatcaaccacaggttccggctcaaccacaggttcctcatcaaccacaggttccggATCAACCACAGGAAGTggatcaaccacaggttccggATCAACCACAGCAACTGGATCTACCACAGGTTCCTCATCTACAACAGGTTCCggatcaaccacaggttcctcatcaaccacaggttccggCTCAACCACTGGTTCCTCatcaaccacaggttccggATCTACATCAACCACGAAGACTGTAACTGAAGGTGGTTCCCAAACCAGCTCCGGAACAACCAAAACAACCGGCTCAACCACATCTTCTggatcaaccacaggttccggCTCAACCACAGGTTCCGGATCAACCACAGGAACCGGATCAAGCACAGGAACCGGATCAAGCACAGGAACCGGATCAGCCACAGGAACCGGATCTACATCAACCACGAAGACTGTAACTGAAGGTGGTTCCCAAACCAGCTCCGGAACAACCAAAACAACCGGATCAACCACATCTTCTggatcaaccacaggttccggCTCAACCACAGGAACCGGATCTAGCACAGGAACCGGATCAAGCACAGGAACCGGATCAGCCACAGGTTCCGGATCAGCCACAGGTTCAGGATCAGCCACAGGTTCAGGATCAGCCACAGGTTCCGGATCAGCCACAGGTTCCTCATCTACAACAGGTTCCggatcaaccacaggttcctcatcaaccacag GTTCCggatcaaccacaggttcctcatcaaccacaggttccggCTCAACCACTGGTTCCTCatcaaccacaggttccggATCAACCACAGGAAGTggatcaaccacaggttccggATCAACCACAGGAACTGGATCTAGCACATCTTCCGGATCAGGAACTGGATCAACCACATCTTCTGGATCAACCACAGGCTCCGGATCAACCACAGGCTCCTCATCAAATACAGGATCCTCATCAGCCACAGGTTCCGGATCAGCTAACTCTGGTACAGGTTCAAATAACGGCTATGGAGATGAATATACAAAGATTTCATCAACCAACGAAAGTAGCGATTTCTCAGACGGCTCAGAAGACAGCTATAATCAGAAGAAAGTAGAAAATGGCAAGACAATCGAAGCTTCTGGCTCTAAAGTGGAAGAATCAGAAGGTAACTCAGCCTCTTCATCTTACTCAGAAGAGAGGAAGAACCGTGATGGATCCTACTCTAAGGTAGAGAAGAAATCGTCGAATGATGCTGAGAGTAACAGTAGTGTAGCTGATGAAAGCAAATCGGAGACCAGCTCTGATGGCTCTTTCCACTCTCAGAAGCATCACCACGTCAGTCATTCTTCAAAGAAGAGTAGCTCAGACAGTAGCTATTCTTACTCGTCAAATTAA